A single Muntiacus reevesi chromosome 9, mMunRee1.1, whole genome shotgun sequence DNA region contains:
- the LOC136174935 gene encoding olfactory receptor 51I2-like, whose product MGGVLYNSSELPNFTLTGLPGLENSQHWMFLLLGILYIVSTVGNALILFIVKEEQSLHQPMYYFLSLLSVNDLGVSFSTLPTVLATFCFHLRTISFDSCMAQMFFIHFFSLMESGVLLVMSFDRYVAICKPLLYTTMLTDSRVVCMGLWVITHSFCMVFPLPFLLKRLPFCKANVLSHAYCLHPDLIHLPCGDITINSIFGLIIVMFTLGLDSALILFSYVLILRSVLAIASREERLKTLNTCVSHLCAVLIFYVPKIGVSLTARYGRHAPRLVHTVLCLIYLFVPPMLNPVIYSIKTKQIRWRLGRMLLPTKI is encoded by the coding sequence ATGGGAGGTGTCCTCTACAACAGCTCAGAGTTGCCAAATTTCACCCTGACAGGCCTCCCAGGGCTGGAGAACTCCCAACACTGGATGTTCTTGCTCCTCGGTATCCTCTACATTGTCTCCACTGTGGGCAATGCCCTTATCCTTTTCATTGTCAAGGAGGAGCAGAGTTTGCATCAGCCTATGTACTACTTCCTGTCCCTGCTCTCAGTTAATGACCTAGGTGTATCTTTCTCCACACTGCCCACCGTGCTCGCCACATTTTGCTTCCACTTAAGGACAATCAGCTTTGATTCTTGCATGGCTCAAATGTTCTTTATCCACTTCTTCTCTTTGATGGAGTCAGGGGTTCTGCTGGTTATGAGttttgaccgctatgtggccatttgTAAGCCTCTGCTCTATACCACCATGCTCACAGATTCCCGTGTTGTATGCATGGGCTTGTGGGTCATCACCCACAGTTTCTGCATGGTTTTCCCACTGCCTTTCCTTCTGAAAAGGTTGCCCTTCTGCAAGGCGAATGTACTGTCCCATGCCTACTGCCTTCATCCAGATCTCATCCACCTTCCCTGTGGTGACATCACCATCAACAGTATTTTCGGTCTCATCATTGTCATGTTTACCCTTGGTCTGGACTCTGCACTCATTCTCTTCTCTTATGTGCTCATCCTGCGCTCTGTACTTGCCATTGCATCTCGGGAGGAACGGTTAAAGACCCTCAACACGTGTGTGTCACATCTGTGTGCTGTGCTCATCTTCTACGTGCCCAAGATTGGTGTGTCCTTGACTGCCCGTTATGGTAGGCATGCCCCCCGATTGGTGCACACAGTCCTGTGCCTCATTTATCTCTTTGTGCCTCCCATGCTCAATCCTGTCATCTATTCAATCAAAACCAAACAGATTAGATGGAGGCTTGGCAGAATGCTATTGCCAACCAAGATTTAA
- the LOC136175025 gene encoding olfactory receptor 51I2-like, whose amino-acid sequence MGGVLYNSSGLPTFTLTGLPELENSQHWMFLLLGTLYIVSIVGNGLILFIVKEEQSLHQPMYYFLSLLSLNDLGVSFSTLPTVLATFCFYLRKISFDSCVAQMFFIHFFSLMESGVLLVMSFDRYVAISNPLRYTSMLRISRVVCMYLWVITRSFCMVFPLPFLLKRLPFCKANVLSHAYCLYPDLIHLPCGDITIDNIFGLFSVMSTFVLDSALIIFSYVLILRSVLAIASREERLKTLNTCVSHLCAVLIFYVPMVGVSMTARYGRHAPRFVHTVLSLIYLFVPPMLNPVIYSIKTKEIRRRLGRMLMGTKF is encoded by the coding sequence ATGGGAGGTGTCCTCTACAACAGCTCAGGGTTGCCAACCTTCACCCTGACAGGGCTCCCAGAGCTGGAGAACTCCCAACACTGGATGTTCTTGCTCCTAGGAACCCTCTACATTGTCTCCATCGTGGGCAATGGCCTTATCCTTTTCATTGTCAAGGAGGAGCAGAGTTTGCATCAGCCTATGTACTACTTCCTGTCCCTTCTCTCACTTAATGATCTAGGTGTATCTTTCTCCACACTGCCCACCGTGCTCGCCACATTTTGCTTCTACTTAAGGAAGATCAGCTTTGATTCCTGTGTGGCTCAAATGTTCTTTATCCACTTCTTCTCTTTGATGGAGTCAGGGGTCCTGCTGGTTATGAGttttgaccgctatgtggccatctctAATCCTCTGCGCTACACCAGCATGCTCAGAATTTCCCGTGTTGTATGCATGTACTTGTGGGTAATCACCCGCAGTTTCTGCATGGTTTTTCCACTGCCTTTCCTTCTGAAGAGGTTGCCCTTCTGCAAGGCGAATGTACTGTCCCATGCCTACTGCCTTTATCCAGATCTCATCCACCTTCCCTGTGGTGACATCACCATCGACAATATATTTGGTCTCTTCAGTGTCATGTCTACCTTCGTCCTGGACTCTGCACTCATTATCTTCTCATATGTGCTCATCCTGCGCTCTGTACTTGCCATTGCTTCTCGGGAGGAACGGTTAAAGACCCTCAACACGTGTGTGTCACATTTGTGTGCTGTGCTCATCTTCTATGTGCCCATGGTTGGTGTGTCCATGACTGCCCGCTATGGAAGGCATGCCCCCCGATTTGTGCATACAGTCTTGTCCCTCATTTATCTCTTTGTGCCTCCCATGCTCAATCCTGTCATCTATTCCATCAAAACCAAAGAGATTAGAAGGCGGCTTGGTCGAATGCTAATGGGAACCAAGTTTTAA